A region from the Mesomycoplasma hyopneumoniae J genome encodes:
- a CDS encoding DUF31 family protein — protein MMAKKEKKTWKKFLFRIIPLLTAPFFLTAIGCTPFGAVKKIGGLVAEIGENNPWDQELNPKKPLDSIISGRIRSRFEKIKASEFLKQITFLNNENSLNEINSQIAKEKGKLLNSAILWSFIPGVDNYDLNKKFDIQIKADPNSVNDDYGAIKIKVDAFEKGSDRLVQSKNFLISGFKTEITGIFAYKQRIATAFQNINTLTLKDEKNFDVNKLDSNADIWDFLNLPSNFEKLDINKLRNSDQFDVPESDVSAPNIAKIAKNPYRLRVKNFYYLKATILKNSYDKNTGEIDVILSIYHDSFNNYVSKIVKLKTKANPGFNKLTENKSFKLKEKYANFLPSFLINSHINQSQSLAEFINFGDFNYQNYDIKIVPSLANDQNGDFYIILNKKETSLTSGSISPGQVIKVEGFNSYDKIFSSEEFTREIDFDYLDSWYKLPKTADLAEKLQSISESLNSSSDSLLWPLFGKAVEKALSSEELFKNTNNLKSFEKFNYKFASLVDFKIDETGISFYFGNSLQDYYQVKIKFSQKTESKNIIADFGAKVLEKDSINSSLRARSLVIQLRSNEYDRQTKTNTSKITSGTAWVFDRKLKKDPKNPGKFLPTNTYYLATNLHVIADLLNKPDQVYSFSYLLDGSLKNLDTISFDDTNLFRRFDRVAKTANKKDYLGPEGFQYITSESKKFWENLKINPIGLNMPDKDKFRDFAIIEITFPEDKVKKNSFNFGIPFLDLDFFGQPSYIKNIPDAVKNYQKSPLDFLVTDKLVPNFTKATQEKITDKIKKALPLHAYLGGFLGGFTWITDNKNAFITTNGILKETDFRQEDSIKKFQGANSISLPGLRGGHGMSGSLVVNEYNQVLGIFWGGYFPPTLPGQNQLVKGIGQFDPIGLKTDSNPTILAKWLAQTQDIQPILMQDRKKFLALRIQKNSKNSHIQQGESNLIIS, from the coding sequence ATGATGGCTAAAAAAGAAAAGAAAACTTGAAAAAAATTTTTATTTAGAATTATACCGCTACTAACAGCGCCATTTTTTTTGACTGCTATAGGTTGCACGCCTTTTGGAGCGGTCAAAAAAATAGGTGGATTAGTTGCCGAGATTGGCGAAAATAATCCTTGAGATCAAGAACTAAATCCTAAAAAACCACTAGATTCAATTATTAGTGGGCGAATTAGGTCAAGATTTGAAAAAATTAAGGCATCTGAATTTTTAAAACAAATAACTTTCTTAAATAATGAAAATAGTCTAAATGAAATTAATTCACAAATTGCTAAGGAAAAAGGTAAGCTTTTAAATTCAGCAATTCTTTGAAGTTTTATTCCGGGAGTCGATAATTATGACCTTAATAAAAAATTTGATATCCAAATTAAGGCTGATCCTAATTCGGTAAATGATGATTATGGGGCCATTAAAATTAAGGTTGATGCTTTCGAAAAAGGTTCAGACCGGTTAGTTCAAAGCAAAAATTTTCTCATTTCGGGATTTAAGACAGAAATAACCGGAATTTTTGCATATAAACAGCGAATTGCAACAGCTTTTCAGAATATTAATACCCTAACTTTAAAAGATGAAAAAAATTTTGATGTTAATAAACTTGATTCTAATGCAGATATTTGGGATTTTTTAAATCTCCCATCCAATTTTGAAAAATTGGATATTAACAAGTTGCGAAATTCTGATCAATTTGATGTACCTGAATCTGATGTCTCAGCGCCTAATATTGCCAAAATTGCCAAAAATCCTTACCGTTTAAGGGTCAAAAATTTCTATTATCTAAAAGCTACCATTCTAAAAAATTCCTATGATAAAAACACTGGTGAAATCGATGTAATTTTATCAATTTATCATGATTCTTTTAATAATTATGTCTCAAAAATTGTAAAATTAAAGACCAAAGCAAACCCTGGATTTAATAAATTAACCGAAAATAAAAGCTTTAAATTAAAAGAAAAATATGCGAATTTTTTACCTTCTTTTCTTATAAATTCTCACATAAATCAGAGTCAATCACTAGCTGAATTTATTAATTTTGGTGATTTTAACTATCAAAATTATGATATTAAAATTGTTCCTTCGCTTGCAAATGACCAAAATGGTGATTTTTATATTATTTTAAATAAAAAAGAAACTAGTCTAACTTCTGGATCAATCAGTCCGGGTCAGGTAATTAAAGTTGAAGGTTTTAATTCCTATGATAAAATTTTTTCAAGTGAGGAATTTACTAGGGAAATTGACTTTGACTATCTTGATTCTTGATATAAATTACCAAAAACAGCCGATCTTGCTGAAAAACTACAGAGTATTTCCGAAAGTTTAAATTCTTCAAGTGATTCACTTTTATGACCGCTTTTTGGCAAAGCAGTAGAAAAAGCGCTTTCATCAGAGGAATTATTTAAAAACACTAATAATTTGAAAAGTTTTGAAAAATTTAACTATAAATTTGCCTCATTAGTTGATTTTAAAATTGATGAGACTGGTATTAGTTTCTATTTTGGAAATTCACTTCAGGATTATTATCAAGTAAAAATTAAATTTAGCCAAAAAACTGAAAGTAAAAATATTATCGCTGATTTTGGGGCAAAAGTTCTTGAAAAAGATTCAATAAATAGCTCGCTTCGTGCAAGATCGCTTGTAATTCAACTCCGTTCGAATGAATATGATCGCCAAACAAAAACAAATACAAGCAAAATTACATCAGGAACCGCTTGAGTTTTTGATCGAAAATTAAAAAAAGACCCAAAGAATCCAGGAAAATTTCTACCAACAAATACTTATTATTTAGCGACAAATTTACACGTTATTGCTGATTTACTCAATAAACCTGACCAAGTTTATTCATTTTCATACCTCCTTGATGGCAGCCTTAAAAATCTTGATACAATCAGTTTTGATGATACAAATTTATTCCGTCGTTTTGATCGTGTTGCAAAAACTGCAAATAAAAAAGATTATCTAGGACCTGAAGGTTTTCAGTATATCACTAGTGAATCAAAGAAATTTTGGGAAAATTTAAAAATTAATCCAATCGGGCTTAATATGCCTGACAAGGATAAATTCCGTGATTTTGCAATCATCGAAATTACTTTTCCAGAAGATAAAGTCAAAAAAAATTCTTTTAATTTCGGCATCCCTTTTCTTGATCTTGATTTTTTTGGTCAACCTTCATATATAAAAAATATTCCTGATGCAGTTAAAAATTATCAAAAATCGCCGCTTGATTTTTTAGTTACTGATAAATTAGTGCCTAATTTTACAAAGGCAACCCAAGAAAAAATTACAGACAAAATCAAAAAAGCACTACCCTTACATGCTTATTTAGGTGGATTTTTAGGTGGATTTACTTGAATTACCGACAACAAAAATGCATTTATTACAACTAATGGAATTCTTAAAGAAACTGATTTTCGCCAGGAGGATTCAATAAAAAAATTTCAAGGGGCCAACTCAATTTCGCTCCCTGGTCTTCGTGGTGGTCATGGAATGTCGGGTTCGCTTGTAGTCAATGAATATAATCAAGTTCTTGGAATTTTTTGGGGCGGATATTTCCCGCCAACTTTACCTGGTCAAAACCAGCTTGTAAAAGGAATTGGCCAATTTGATCCAATTGGTCTAAAAACTGACTCAAATCCGACAATTTTAGCAAAATGACTCGCACAGACTCAGGATATCCAACCGATCTTGATGCAAGACAGGAAAAAGTTTTTAGCCTTGAGGATCCAAAAGAACTCGAAAAACTCGCACATTCAGCAAGGTGAATCAAATTTGATAATTTCATAG
- a CDS encoding hexose phosphate transporter, translating to MKKNFILNFATKNVKEKKLSFGVGITLWALIVFAYMIFVMNWGFASAGLNGKAGISGYLGHFFPNANEAPGTVVNQAVNWGITIGRGIGSVLVGWLIVKISHKYTVILSLFFMLFGIIAPYSPTYAGFIILRTIFAIGGTMQIILIQPVVSNYLNQRQKAVISQFSPFFYPIGTIITLIPFAGIIGQEAQEAFRDNWQIVFLVIGLLTLIPLIGYIILGTKFDLYPSNIEKRNKQEKLSLATFFKQKDTWYWTILYGSWLVAVVFPFTFSKPIFHRLIGDSDGTFNDKISVFLIFFLAGMFLGPFTIGLLSKYQLQRRKYISTIITLGVFFYVLATVVFVLKVGKNYEYAKSYTDGWTWLFLFLGLFMGICLWGIQGVMLNLPHEYKGSNPYRVGFQFGLIWGLGYTAFTIATIITSLVNTPPGIDLKKLELNNVDGYALGAYILIIIFSLVSSIGLALLKEPNPEYKKLLKIRSFSEIERIKK from the coding sequence ATGAAAAAAAATTTTATTTTAAACTTCGCGACAAAAAACGTAAAAGAAAAAAAATTAAGCTTTGGAGTTGGAATAACTTTATGAGCTTTAATCGTTTTTGCTTATATGATTTTTGTAATGAATTGAGGTTTTGCCTCTGCCGGACTTAACGGTAAAGCGGGAATAAGTGGTTATTTAGGTCACTTTTTTCCAAATGCTAATGAAGCCCCAGGAACCGTTGTAAATCAAGCAGTTAACTGGGGTATCACAATTGGTCGTGGAATTGGATCAGTTCTTGTTGGTTGATTAATTGTGAAAATTTCGCATAAATATACAGTAATTTTGTCTTTATTTTTTATGCTTTTTGGAATTATTGCCCCTTATTCACCAACTTATGCCGGGTTTATAATTCTTAGAACAATTTTTGCAATTGGCGGAACAATGCAGATTATTTTAATTCAACCAGTTGTCTCAAATTATTTAAATCAAAGGCAAAAAGCTGTTATTTCACAGTTTTCCCCTTTTTTTTATCCAATTGGAACAATAATTACGCTTATTCCTTTTGCAGGAATTATTGGTCAAGAGGCTCAGGAAGCTTTTCGTGATAATTGACAAATTGTCTTTTTAGTTATCGGGCTTCTTACCTTAATTCCATTAATTGGATATATCATTTTAGGTACTAAATTTGATCTTTATCCTTCAAATATAGAAAAAAGAAACAAACAGGAAAAACTGAGTTTAGCTACATTTTTCAAACAAAAAGATACTTGATATTGAACAATTTTATATGGTTCATGACTTGTGGCAGTCGTTTTTCCTTTTACTTTTTCAAAACCAATTTTTCATCGGTTAATAGGTGATAGTGATGGAACTTTTAATGATAAAATTTCTGTTTTTCTAATCTTCTTTCTAGCAGGAATGTTTCTTGGACCTTTTACAATCGGACTTTTATCCAAATATCAGCTACAAAGACGTAAATATATATCAACAATTATAACTCTTGGCGTATTTTTTTATGTGCTTGCAACTGTTGTTTTTGTTTTAAAAGTTGGAAAAAATTATGAATATGCAAAATCTTATACGGATGGTTGAACTTGATTGTTCTTATTTTTGGGCCTTTTTATGGGAATTTGTCTTTGAGGAATTCAAGGTGTTATGCTAAATTTACCTCATGAATATAAAGGCTCAAACCCTTACCGTGTTGGTTTTCAGTTCGGTCTAATTTGGGGTCTTGGCTATACCGCTTTTACAATCGCAACGATTATTACATCATTAGTTAACACGCCACCAGGAATTGATCTAAAAAAATTAGAACTAAATAATGTCGATGGTTATGCTCTTGGAGCTTATATTCTCATTATTATTTTCTCACTTGTTTCTTCAATTGGTTTAGCCCTTTTAAAGGAACCAAATCCAGAATATAAAAAATTATTAAAAATACGTAGTTTTTCTGAAATTGAACGAATCAAAAAATAA
- the rpmA gene encoding 50S ribosomal protein L27, whose product MAKTKAGGSTKNGRDSAGRRLGQKIGDGQFALTGSIIYRQRGTRIYPGKNVGIGNDDSLFALVDGIVKFQKIRKRKYATVVMAK is encoded by the coding sequence ATGGCAAAGACCAAAGCAGGTGGTTCGACCAAAAATGGCCGTGATTCGGCTGGGCGAAGATTGGGACAAAAAATTGGTGATGGCCAATTTGCTCTTACAGGTTCAATCATTTATCGCCAAAGAGGAACGAGAATTTATCCAGGTAAAAATGTTGGAATTGGCAATGATGATAGTTTATTTGCCCTTGTTGATGGAATTGTTAAATTCCAAAAAATAAGAAAACGCAAATACGCAACAGTAGTAATGGCTAAATAA
- a CDS encoding L-lactate dehydrogenase, producing MKPIKIALIGAGNVGNSFLYAAMNQGLASEYGIIDINPDFADGNAFDFEDASASLPFPISVSRYEYKDLKDADFIVITAGRPQKPGETRLELVADNIRIIREIALKVKESGFSGISIIVANPVDIITRAYRDASGFSDQKVIGSGTVLDTARLQFAIAKRAKVSPNSVQAYVMGEHGDSSFVAYSNIKIAGECFCAYSKLTGIDSSNYEKELEYPVSRRAYEIINRKRATFYGIGAAIAKIVSNIIKDTKNIMIAGANLRGEYGFHGVNIGVPVVLGANGIEKIIEISLNDKEKEKFAKSVAIIDKIYQDAIKNI from the coding sequence ATGAAACCTATTAAAATAGCTCTAATTGGTGCTGGAAATGTCGGAAATTCCTTCCTTTATGCAGCAATGAATCAAGGACTTGCATCCGAGTATGGAATTATTGATATTAATCCTGATTTTGCCGATGGTAATGCTTTTGATTTTGAAGATGCCTCAGCTTCTTTGCCTTTTCCGATTAGTGTCTCCCGTTATGAATATAAAGATCTAAAAGATGCTGATTTTATTGTAATTACAGCGGGAAGACCACAAAAACCGGGTGAAACTCGGCTTGAATTAGTAGCTGATAACATCCGAATTATCCGGGAAATTGCACTAAAAGTCAAAGAAAGTGGCTTTAGTGGAATAAGTATTATTGTTGCTAATCCTGTTGATATAATTACAAGGGCTTACCGGGATGCATCTGGATTTTCCGATCAAAAAGTTATCGGTAGTGGAACTGTTTTAGATACAGCAAGGCTTCAATTTGCAATCGCAAAAAGAGCAAAAGTATCGCCTAATTCGGTTCAGGCCTACGTGATGGGTGAACATGGTGATTCATCTTTTGTTGCTTATTCAAATATTAAAATTGCCGGTGAATGTTTCTGTGCTTATTCTAAACTAACCGGAATTGATAGCTCAAATTACGAAAAAGAACTTGAATATCCAGTTTCTCGCCGGGCTTATGAAATTATTAATCGTAAAAGGGCAACATTTTATGGAATTGGTGCAGCTATTGCCAAAATAGTTTCTAATATTATCAAAGATACAAAAAATATTATGATTGCCGGAGCAAATTTACGAGGAGAATACGGATTTCACGGAGTAAATATCGGAGTTCCAGTTGTTTTAGGAGCAAACGGAATTGAAAAAATTATTGAGATTAGTCTTAATGATAAAGAAAAAGAAAAATTTGCCAAATCAGTTGCAATCATTGATAAAATTTATCAGGATGCAATTAAAAATATTTAA
- a CDS encoding YitT family protein — translation MASQENKALKKGSCHCPSQKKHNFARCLKKRLITRAEREIFQFNQDKINLKNFWKRKTLSITMMAFSSILFTLGVAFFLGFAKTVPTGLSAIPALITIIVNSRYNVDVSWSFAVIYFAINLPLLIFTLVKVSNKSFSYLTFFWLFFQIIWNQVFSLDSPIRDFFVKNILIKEIKDSWTLFYYTIIGGILSGWSIGIAWKFGGSGGGTDFITYFIALKYRKPIEKIMFSISIFFGLFSLVLLYFFQPAQVNGQLFGQKFFALFLYLIVSSTIVGRIYPKYGKLLLQIYTNEPEKIIKHFKSIKYWHSYNIWEGISGYTSQKQWRVETIIFTIEKKAILEEVAKSKVNFWYSATRILQTTDRFDTTKIN, via the coding sequence ATGGCTTCTCAAGAAAATAAGGCATTAAAAAAGGGCTCCTGTCATTGCCCTAGTCAAAAAAAACACAATTTTGCCAGATGCCTAAAAAAAAGGCTAATTACACGTGCAGAACGTGAAATTTTTCAATTTAATCAAGATAAAATTAACCTTAAAAACTTTTGAAAACGAAAAACCTTATCAATTACAATGATGGCTTTTTCATCAATTCTTTTTACTTTAGGTGTTGCTTTTTTTCTTGGATTTGCAAAAACGGTGCCAACTGGCTTATCGGCAATTCCCGCTTTAATTACAATAATTGTTAATTCACGTTACAATGTTGATGTTAGTTGATCTTTTGCGGTAATCTATTTCGCAATTAATCTTCCTTTATTAATTTTTACGCTAGTAAAAGTTTCAAATAAAAGCTTTTCATATCTTACTTTTTTTTGACTTTTTTTTCAGATTATCTGAAATCAAGTGTTTTCACTTGATAGTCCAATTCGGGATTTTTTTGTTAAAAATATTCTAATTAAGGAAATAAAAGATTCCTGAACTTTATTTTATTATACAATTATTGGAGGAATTTTATCAGGCTGGTCGATTGGAATTGCCTGAAAATTTGGCGGTTCAGGAGGCGGAACTGATTTTATAACTTATTTTATTGCTTTAAAATACCGCAAACCAATCGAAAAAATAATGTTTAGTATTTCGATATTTTTTGGACTTTTTTCACTTGTTTTACTATATTTTTTCCAACCTGCTCAAGTTAATGGCCAACTTTTTGGGCAAAAGTTTTTTGCTCTTTTTCTCTATCTAATCGTATCTTCTACGATTGTAGGCCGAATTTATCCAAAATATGGTAAATTACTTTTACAAATTTATACAAACGAACCCGAAAAAATTATTAAGCATTTTAAATCAATCAAATACTGACACTCCTATAATATTTGAGAAGGAATATCCGGCTATACAAGTCAGAAGCAGTGACGTGTAGAGACAATTATTTTTACAATTGAAAAAAAAGCAATCCTAGAAGAAGTTGCTAAATCAAAGGTGAATTTTTGATATTCAGCTACAAGAATTTTACAGACAACAGATCGTTTTGATACAACTAAAATAAATTAA
- a CDS encoding alpha/beta fold hydrolase, with translation MINSQSNNILDNWNYPFVINRNPFSKIHIVFCHGFNSNHNVFSSTIDSISKKIPLNYYSFTLPGNNLTPASEDQLYLEYYADLTVSFIKKLNLKEVILVGHSMGAAIAALIYKRIPKMIVKIVFIAPMNKANLPLKDFFYEKFFPKTPEEMLEFMPIYEYDKEKYKDPKYLKWAKSLYNYEYFNNFNIVSLAQNLLKNNMMDQIEQALKSIKIPTLLVLGQRDGIVLQQETKTYFESLIPKVQTEIIPKTGHLIYSENPEYFNQIFSDFIKKTL, from the coding sequence ATGATAAATTCACAAAGTAATAACATTTTAGATAATTGAAATTACCCTTTTGTAATTAACAGGAATCCCTTTAGCAAAATTCATATTGTTTTTTGTCATGGTTTTAATTCAAATCATAACGTATTTTCAAGCACAATTGACTCAATAAGTAAAAAAATCCCACTAAATTATTATAGTTTTACTCTCCCTGGAAATAATTTAACACCAGCTAGCGAAGACCAACTTTATTTAGAATATTATGCGGATTTAACAGTTAGTTTTATTAAAAAATTAAATTTAAAGGAGGTTATTTTAGTCGGACATTCGATGGGAGCAGCAATTGCAGCATTAATTTATAAAAGAATCCCTAAAATGATAGTAAAAATTGTTTTTATTGCACCAATGAATAAGGCAAACTTACCCCTAAAAGATTTTTTTTATGAAAAATTTTTTCCAAAAACACCAGAAGAAATGCTTGAATTTATGCCAATTTATGAATATGACAAAGAAAAATATAAAGATCCTAAATATTTAAAATGAGCAAAAAGTCTCTATAATTACGAGTATTTTAATAATTTTAATATTGTTTCATTAGCACAAAATCTGCTAAAAAATAATATGATGGACCAAATTGAGCAAGCCCTAAAATCAATAAAAATCCCAACACTTTTAGTTTTAGGTCAAAGAGATGGAATTGTATTACAGCAAGAGACAAAAACATATTTTGAGTCACTAATTCCAAAGGTTCAAACAGAGATAATTCCTAAAACAGGGCATTTAATTTATAGCGAAAATCCTGAATATTTTAATCAAATTTTTAGTGACTTTATAAAAAAAACACTATAA